A DNA window from Pirellulales bacterium contains the following coding sequences:
- the moaA gene encoding GTP 3',8-cyclase MoaA → MNTVDVAAVADELAPLVDGFGRRHESLRISVTDRCNLRCTYCMPVEGLQFLPRSELLTFEEIAKFVRAIAPLGVRKLRLTGGEPLVRHDLPALVRLLAAVPGVEDLALTTNGLLLAEQAVALRAAGLQRLNVSLDAVSREGFEQIARRPGLDRVLAGLAAAQSAGFDNIRLNAVALRGFTEDEAIPLAEFALEHDLELRFIEFMPLDAEQHWTDADVLTGHRLRAIIEARFGALEPRDRPTPSQPATDYWYADRRGRLGLINPVSEPFCGACDRLRLTAEGQVRNCLFSTREWDARAVLRSGGDAVELRRLVRSAIAAKAVAHGIGQGGFQRPERAMYQIGG, encoded by the coding sequence ATGAACACCGTTGATGTAGCCGCCGTCGCCGACGAACTCGCCCCGCTGGTTGACGGGTTCGGTCGGCGGCATGAGAGCCTGCGGATTAGCGTCACCGATCGCTGCAATTTGCGGTGCACGTACTGCATGCCGGTCGAGGGGCTCCAATTCCTGCCGCGGAGCGAGTTGCTCACGTTCGAGGAGATCGCCAAGTTCGTCCGGGCGATCGCCCCGCTGGGGGTCCGCAAGCTGCGGCTCACCGGGGGGGAGCCGCTCGTGCGGCATGATCTGCCCGCCTTGGTCCGGCTGCTCGCCGCCGTGCCGGGGGTCGAGGACCTGGCGCTGACGACCAACGGGCTGCTTCTGGCTGAGCAAGCGGTTGCGCTGCGGGCCGCGGGGCTGCAACGACTCAACGTCAGCCTTGACGCCGTCAGTCGCGAGGGGTTCGAGCAGATCGCCCGTCGCCCGGGGCTCGACCGGGTCCTCGCGGGGCTTGCCGCGGCGCAAAGCGCCGGGTTCGACAACATCCGGCTCAACGCGGTCGCCCTCCGCGGGTTCACCGAGGACGAGGCGATCCCACTGGCCGAGTTCGCCCTGGAGCACGACTTGGAACTGCGGTTCATCGAGTTCATGCCGCTGGACGCCGAACAGCATTGGACCGACGCAGACGTGCTGACCGGTCATCGCTTACGGGCGATCATCGAGGCGCGCTTCGGCGCGCTTGAGCCGCGCGACCGGCCGACCCCCAGCCAGCCGGCGACCGACTACTGGTACGCCGACCGGCGCGGTCGGTTGGGATTGATCAACCCGGTCAGCGAGCCGTTCTGCGGCGCCTGCGACCGGCTGCGCCTGACGGCCGAGGGGCAAGTGCGCAACTGCCTCTTCTCGACTCGCGAGTGGGACGCGCGTGCGGTCCTTCGCAGCGGCGGCGACGCGGTCGAGCTGCGCCGTCTGGTCCGCAGTGCGATCGCCGCCAAGGCCGTGGCCCACGGCATCGGGCAGGGCGGCTTTCAACGGCCCGAGCGAGCGATGTACCAGATCGGCGGCTGA
- a CDS encoding aminotransferase class V-fold PLP-dependent enzyme — protein MRIYLDNAATSWPKPEPVYAAVERWMRDEGASAGRGAYREAQFAQREVDAARRGCAQLLGADDPDQVVFGGNATDGLNLAIFGLVRPGDRVLTTVSDHNSVLRPLATLGERAGVEVVRVPCDGQGFVDLDAWRGACRRPARLAAFLHGSNVTGAVQPVAEMAALAREAGALVLVDAAQSVGHLPVDVAELGIDLLAASGHKGLLGPAGTGFLWIRPGVEAELSPHRFGGTGADSDAPIAPTAMPQRFEAGSLNVPALAGIAAACEWLAERGVASLAVHEAELTARLLGGLESIDGVRIIGPPAGNRRAGVVSFTVRGYDPQEFAAMLDATHGVQCRAGLHCAPLIHRALGTHELGGAVRMSVGWSLTLADVDAALAAVDELAAAAI, from the coding sequence ATGCGGATCTATCTCGACAACGCCGCCACGAGTTGGCCCAAACCGGAACCTGTTTATGCCGCTGTTGAGCGGTGGATGCGCGACGAAGGCGCCTCCGCCGGGCGCGGGGCGTACCGCGAGGCTCAGTTCGCCCAGCGCGAGGTCGACGCGGCGCGGCGCGGCTGCGCCCAGTTGCTCGGCGCCGACGACCCCGATCAGGTCGTCTTCGGCGGCAACGCGACCGACGGGCTCAATCTGGCGATCTTCGGCCTCGTGCGTCCCGGCGATCGGGTGTTGACGACCGTTTCCGATCACAACTCGGTGCTGCGTCCCCTGGCGACGCTCGGCGAGCGCGCGGGGGTGGAGGTGGTCCGCGTCCCCTGCGACGGCCAGGGATTCGTCGACCTCGACGCATGGCGCGGGGCGTGTCGCCGACCGGCCCGGCTGGCGGCGTTTCTGCACGGGTCGAACGTAACAGGCGCCGTCCAGCCGGTGGCCGAAATGGCGGCCCTGGCCCGCGAGGCTGGCGCTCTGGTGCTCGTCGACGCGGCTCAAAGCGTCGGTCACCTGCCGGTCGACGTCGCGGAGCTCGGGATCGACTTGCTCGCCGCAAGCGGGCACAAGGGGTTGCTAGGGCCGGCGGGGACGGGGTTCTTGTGGATTCGCCCCGGCGTCGAGGCCGAGCTGTCGCCCCACCGCTTCGGCGGCACCGGGGCCGACAGCGACGCCCCGATCGCTCCCACAGCGATGCCACAGCGGTTCGAGGCGGGCTCGCTGAACGTCCCCGCACTCGCAGGGATTGCCGCCGCGTGCGAGTGGCTCGCCGAGCGGGGCGTGGCGTCGCTCGCCGTACACGAAGCCGAGCTGACTGCACGTTTGCTCGGGGGGCTGGAGTCGATCGACGGCGTGCGAATCATCGGCCCCCCCGCGGGGAATCGACGCGCGGGCGTTGTGAGCTTCACCGTCCGCGGGTACGATCCGCAGGAGTTCGCCGCGATGCTCGACGCGACCCACGGCGTGCAATGCCGGGCGGGGCTTCACTGCGCCCCGCTGATTCACCGGGCGCTGGGGACCCACGAACTTGGCGGCGCGGTGCGGATGAGCGTCGGCTGGTCGCTCACGCTCGCCGATGTCGATGCCGCCCTTGCCGCCGTCGACGAACTGGCCGCGGCCGCGATCTGA
- a CDS encoding YkgJ family cysteine cluster protein — MPKKPVDAVETSQPWYAEGLRFKCTGCGDCCTGAPGYVWVNQAEIDAMAARLELTPAAFEKQYVRDVGVRRSLKERKNYDCVFLDPETRRCAVYAERPRQCRTWPFWDSNLKSPEAWAETCEACPGSGHGKLYSLEAVQEQAAIFHV, encoded by the coding sequence ATGCCGAAGAAACCTGTCGACGCTGTCGAAACCTCCCAGCCGTGGTACGCCGAGGGGCTGCGTTTCAAGTGCACCGGCTGCGGCGATTGTTGCACAGGCGCCCCCGGGTACGTCTGGGTCAATCAGGCCGAGATTGACGCGATGGCGGCCCGTCTCGAACTGACCCCCGCAGCGTTTGAGAAGCAGTACGTTCGCGACGTCGGGGTGCGACGGAGCCTCAAGGAGCGGAAGAACTACGACTGCGTGTTTCTCGATCCCGAGACCCGCCGCTGCGCCGTCTACGCCGAGCGACCTCGCCAATGCCGCACCTGGCCCTTCTGGGACTCGAATCTCAAGAGTCCCGAGGCTTGGGCCGAGACCTGCGAGGCGTGTCCTGGAAGCGGCCACGGCAAGCTCTACTCGCTCGAGGCCGTCCAGGAGCAGGCCGCAATCTTCCACGTCTAG